From the genome of Xiphophorus couchianus chromosome 6, X_couchianus-1.0, whole genome shotgun sequence, one region includes:
- the tmem71 gene encoding transmembrane protein 71 isoform X2 — protein MALFFSGAVTSSPIKRRLRGNHSCHSPDVSLLSPDSSYVCYPSAHAGAPCCCRRSPRLLTNGYYDVTEDSFCLDEDGNVSLTDCRTSVSYKENLVRVFRRRRKPRSALVSLLSGVSESCQSWLDQKVFRGMLGTGLRQDPDPDLDLDLDPDLDWARVGQQVASPCRLDESLWAGLNADLDDRRSFTYDPTETPPPPDKEAPPPPDELAPPPGKMLIQEEICSEISQSTQRFTQSLSGLSEVPPPPAFYSCCQVAPEPPGLTMKALLILIFSIFIISVLYSGSCWWSAMVTAAMLATISAMMFVTKSGPMGEWRRAKTEDITSRNE, from the exons ATGGCTCTGTTCTTCTCTGGAGCCGTCACAA GTTCCCCGATAAAACGGCGGCTGCGTGGGAATCACTCCTGCCACAG CCCGGACGTCTCCCTCCTGTCCCCCGACTCGTCGTACGTCTGCTACCCGTCTGCGCACGccggcgccccctgctgctgccgccgctcGCCGCGCCTCCTCACCAACGGTTACTATGACGTCACAGAGGACAGCTTCTGCCTGGACGAGGACGGAAACGTGTCTCTGACCGACTGCAGGACCAGCGTGTCCTACAAGGAGAACCTGGTCAG AGTTTTCCGGCGCAGGCGGAAACCTCGCAGCGCTCTGGTTTCCCTGCTGAGCGGCGTTTCAGAGAGCTGCCAGTCATGGCTGGACCAGAAGGTGTTCAGAGGCATGCTGGGGACCGGACTCAGACAGGACCCGGACCcggacctggacctggacctggacccGGACCTGGACTGGGCCCGGGTCGGCCAGCAGGTGGCGTCTCCGTGTCGATTGGATGAGTCTCTGTGGGCGGGGCTAAACGCCGATCTGGACGACAGACGAAGCTTCACCTACG ATCCCACCGAAACCCCGCCTCCTCCAGACAAAGAAGCCCCGCCTCCTCCTGATGAATTAGCCCCGCCTCCTGGGAAGATGCTGATCCAGGAGGAAATCTGCTCTGAGATCAGTCAGTCCACGCAGCGCTTCACCCAATCACTGAGCGGCCTCTCTGAAGTCCCGCCCCCTCCGGCCTTCTACAGCTGCTGCCAGGTGGCACCTGAACCTCCAG GGCTGACGATGAAGGctctcctcatcctcatcttcaGCATCTTCATCATCAGCGTCCTCTACTCAGG ctcctgctgGTGGAGCGCCATGGTAACGGCGGCCATGTTGGCGACGATCTCAGCCATGATGT TCGTGACAAAGTCGGGTCCGATGGGCGAGTGGCGGAGAGCGAAGACGGAG GACATCACATCCAGGAACGAGTag
- the tmem71 gene encoding transmembrane protein 71 isoform X1: MALFFSGAVTSSPIKRRLRGNHSCHSPDVSLLSPDSSYVCYPSAHAGAPCCCRRSPRLLTNGYYDVTEDSFCLDEDGNVSLTDCRTSVSYKENLVRVFRRRRKPRSALVSLLSGVSESCQSWLDQKVFRGMLGTGLRQDPDPDLDLDLDPDLDWARVGQQVASPCRLDESLWAGLNADLDDRRSFTYDPTETPPPPDKEAPPPPDELAPPPGKMLIQEEICSEISQSTQRFTQSLSGLSEVPPPPAFYSCCQVAPEPPGLTMKALLILIFSIFIISVLYSGSNQMMKTFLPSCSSCWWSAMVTAAMLATISAMMFVTKSGPMGEWRRAKTEDITSRNE, encoded by the exons ATGGCTCTGTTCTTCTCTGGAGCCGTCACAA GTTCCCCGATAAAACGGCGGCTGCGTGGGAATCACTCCTGCCACAG CCCGGACGTCTCCCTCCTGTCCCCCGACTCGTCGTACGTCTGCTACCCGTCTGCGCACGccggcgccccctgctgctgccgccgctcGCCGCGCCTCCTCACCAACGGTTACTATGACGTCACAGAGGACAGCTTCTGCCTGGACGAGGACGGAAACGTGTCTCTGACCGACTGCAGGACCAGCGTGTCCTACAAGGAGAACCTGGTCAG AGTTTTCCGGCGCAGGCGGAAACCTCGCAGCGCTCTGGTTTCCCTGCTGAGCGGCGTTTCAGAGAGCTGCCAGTCATGGCTGGACCAGAAGGTGTTCAGAGGCATGCTGGGGACCGGACTCAGACAGGACCCGGACCcggacctggacctggacctggacccGGACCTGGACTGGGCCCGGGTCGGCCAGCAGGTGGCGTCTCCGTGTCGATTGGATGAGTCTCTGTGGGCGGGGCTAAACGCCGATCTGGACGACAGACGAAGCTTCACCTACG ATCCCACCGAAACCCCGCCTCCTCCAGACAAAGAAGCCCCGCCTCCTCCTGATGAATTAGCCCCGCCTCCTGGGAAGATGCTGATCCAGGAGGAAATCTGCTCTGAGATCAGTCAGTCCACGCAGCGCTTCACCCAATCACTGAGCGGCCTCTCTGAAGTCCCGCCCCCTCCGGCCTTCTACAGCTGCTGCCAGGTGGCACCTGAACCTCCAG GGCTGACGATGAAGGctctcctcatcctcatcttcaGCATCTTCATCATCAGCGTCCTCTACTCAGG ATCAAACCAGATGATGAAGACGTTTCTTCcttcctgcagctcctgctgGTGGAGCGCCATGGTAACGGCGGCCATGTTGGCGACGATCTCAGCCATGATGT TCGTGACAAAGTCGGGTCCGATGGGCGAGTGGCGGAGAGCGAAGACGGAG GACATCACATCCAGGAACGAGTag
- the ift57 gene encoding intraflagellar transport protein 57 homolog, producing the protein MAEEGRRGEEEDRGPGAAHRGFVTMENLLEKLKLLNYEEEVLVKHNMKSLTRHYFVSSPYLVSNPGEQFYMFTIIAAWLINVAGRRFTEPQEYDEPNATVSNILAELRAFGVKVDFPPSKLKSGSGEFVCFVLDRLAEEALKNRGFTFRRPNYPAENTEEESMMDDDAELTLSKVEEEMIEEADDEEENVMDLEALKLRNAHAEAEPSSKPDDILESTVDAAEWRLEVERVLPQLKVTIRTDNKDWRIHLDQMHQHRDGIKSSLKDTKSYLDKLQEDIGKTLEKVSSREKYINNQLEALIQEYRNAQARLSEAKERYRQASVGVMTRTRVLAEISEELEKVKQEMEDKGSSMSDGAPVVKIKQSLTKLKQEVVQMDVRIGVVEHTLLQAKLKEKSNMTRDMHATNIPDSAAGTFT; encoded by the exons ATGGCTGAAGAGGGAAGACGCGGAGAGGAAGAGGACCGGGGCCCCGGAGCGGCTCACCGGGGGTTTGTGACGATGGAGAACCTTCTGGAGAAGCTAAAGCTGCTCAACTACGAGGAGGAAGTTCTGGTGAAACACAACATGAAGAGCCTGACCAG GCATTATTTCGTCTCCAGTCCGTACCTGGTGTCCAACCCCGGCGAGCAGTTCTACATGTTCACCATCATCGCTGCCTGGCTCATCAACGTGGCGGGGCGGCGGTTCACCGAGCCGCAGGAGTACGACGAGCCCAACGCCACCGTGTCCAACATCCTGGCAGAACTCAGAGCCTTC GGCGTGAAGGTGGACTTCCCTCCCTCCAAGCTGAAGTCGGGCTCCGGTGAGTTCGTCTGCTTCGTGTTGGACCGTCTGGCTGAGGAGGCGCTGAAGAACAGAGGCTTCACCTTCAGACG GCCAAACTACcctgcagaaaacacagaggaagagTCGATGATGGACGACGACGCGGAGCTGACGCTCAGCAaggtggaggaggagatgaTT GAGGAAGCCGACGATGAGGAGGAGAACGTGATGGACCTGGAGGCGCTGAAGCTGCGTAACGCTCACGCT GAAGCAGAACCGAGCTCCAAGCCGGACGACATCCTGGAGTCCACGGTGGATGCCGCCGAATGGAGGCTGGAGGTGGAGCGGGTTCTGCCGCAGCTCAAGGTCACCATCAGGACCGACAACAAG GACTGGAGGATCCATCTGGACCAGATGCATCAGCACCGAGACGGAATCAAGTCATCACTCAAAGACACCAAG AGCTACCTGGACAAGCTGCAGGAGGACATCGGGAAAACTCTGGAGAAGGtgagcagcagagagaaataCATCAACAACCAGCTGGAGGCGCTGATCCAGGAATACCGCAACGCTCAGGCCCGGCTCAGTGAG GCGAAGGAACGCTACAGGCAGGCGAGTGTTGGAGTGATGACGAGGACCAGAGTCCTGGCTGAG ATCAGTGAGGAGTTGGAGAAGGTGAAGCAGGAGATGGAGGACAAAGGCAGCAGCATGTCTGATGGAG CTCCGGTGGTGAAGATCAAGCAGAGCCTCACCAAGCTGAAGCAGGAAGTGGTGCAGATGGATGTGAGGATCGGCGTGGTGGAGCACACGCTGCTGCAGGCCAAGCTCAAGGAGAAGTCCAACATGACGCGGGACATGCACGCCACCAACATCCCTGATTCTGCTGCCGGAACCTTCACCTAG